Proteins from one Listeria innocua genomic window:
- a CDS encoding RNA-binding S4 domain-containing protein: MRLDKYLKVSRLIKRRTVAKEVAEKGRIAVNGVTAKPGTNVKSGDELVIRFGPKIVTAKIERLEENAKKEQATEMYTILKEERTDESR, encoded by the coding sequence ATGCGCTTAGATAAATATTTAAAAGTTTCAAGATTAATTAAAAGACGAACAGTAGCAAAAGAAGTAGCTGAAAAAGGACGCATCGCTGTCAATGGAGTAACAGCTAAACCAGGAACAAATGTAAAATCTGGTGACGAACTTGTGATTCGCTTTGGTCCGAAAATCGTTACAGCAAAAATTGAACGCTTAGAAGAAAATGCAAAGAAAGAACAAGCAACAGAAATGTATACAATTTTAAAAGAAGAACGCACAGACGAAAGCAGATAG
- a CDS encoding FtsB family cell division protein, which yields MKKAESKVARIENRYIKDTATMKKTRNRRRIALFRRLAFMAIIFAVVGGLLTITYTKQVLALKDKKEKQVQVDKKMVAMKDEEEALNDQIKKLHDDEYIAKLARSEYYLSKDGEIIFNIPEENSKQKE from the coding sequence ATGAAAAAAGCCGAATCAAAAGTAGCGAGAATAGAAAACCGCTATATTAAAGATACCGCAACAATGAAAAAAACTCGTAATCGTCGCCGTATTGCCCTGTTCCGTAGACTTGCTTTTATGGCCATTATCTTTGCAGTCGTTGGTGGACTACTAACTATTACGTATACCAAACAAGTTTTAGCCCTCAAAGACAAAAAAGAAAAACAAGTGCAAGTAGATAAGAAAATGGTTGCAATGAAGGATGAAGAAGAAGCGCTAAATGACCAAATCAAAAAACTTCATGATGATGAGTACATAGCCAAATTAGCAAGAAGTGAATATTATTTATCCAAAGATGGAGAAATTATTTTTAATATTCCCGAAGAAAATTCGAAACAAAAAGAGTAA
- a CDS encoding S1 domain-containing RNA-binding protein — translation MSIEVGNKLQGKVTGITNFGAFVELEGGKTGLVHISEVADNYVKDINDILTVGDEVTVKVMNIGDDGKIGLSIRKAVDRPDRPEKSYDRKPKYSKKPAGNYVKPAESFEDIMSKFLKDSDERLTTIKRQTESKRGGRGAKRG, via the coding sequence ATGTCGATCGAAGTAGGCAACAAGTTACAAGGGAAGGTTACTGGAATTACTAATTTTGGAGCATTTGTGGAGCTAGAAGGTGGCAAAACAGGTTTAGTCCATATTAGTGAGGTAGCAGATAACTATGTTAAAGACATTAATGACATCTTAACTGTAGGGGATGAAGTTACTGTCAAAGTAATGAATATTGGTGATGATGGCAAGATTGGTCTGTCCATTCGTAAAGCAGTAGATCGTCCGGACCGCCCAGAAAAAAGTTATGATCGTAAGCCAAAATACAGCAAAAAACCTGCTGGAAACTATGTGAAACCAGCCGAGAGCTTTGAAGATATAATGTCTAAATTCTTGAAAGATAGTGATGAAAGACTTACTACTATCAAACGCCAAACAGAATCTAAACGTGGCGGCCGAGGAGCAAAACGCGGCTAA
- a CDS encoding bifunctional tRNA lysidine(34) synthetase TilS/hypoxanthine phosphoribosyltransferase HprT, whose protein sequence is MDDTKKRIHKYIEKHDLIRSDDKLLVAVSGGPDSFALLHFLWSANLVPKEAIAVAHLNHHLRENAEKEQLAVQTFCEERDIPFFIEEVDVKKRAEKLQKGIEETARIVRYDFFEKVMAENNINKLVLAHHADDQIETILMRLVRGSSSIGWSGIQPKREVRGGYAIRPFLPITKAEIIEYATKHALPYEIDESNTSQEYTRNRYRTQLLPFLSKENPAVYEHFKRFSEETSEDFQFLEELASNLLKKNLIQNGKQSTLLLSDFKNEANPLQRRAIHLLLMYLYNDDGRVITVNHIYQIIQMIQSENPSSSIDLPKKLTVIRSYNELHFQFGERHAPPEFYHQLELNDRIELDNKASIRLKLKSSVVQTNGLNGMLLDAEDITLPLIVRNRVNGDRMTMKGQAGSKKLKDIFIDAKIPRQERDNLPVITDYTGKILWVPGVKKSAYDREFSRSKKQYIIRYTRNIGGNESMHNDIQKVLISEDELQEKIRELGRELTAEYEGRNPLVVGVLKGATPFMTDLLKRIDTYLEMDFMDVSSYGNGTVSSGEVKIIKDLNASVEGRDVLIIEDIIDSGRTLSYLVDLIKYRKAKSVKLVTLLDKPAGRNVAIEADYVGFVVPNEFVVGYGLDYAERYRNLPYIGILKPEIYSE, encoded by the coding sequence ATGGATGACACCAAAAAACGAATACATAAATATATCGAGAAACATGACTTAATCCGATCCGATGATAAATTGCTTGTGGCAGTTTCTGGTGGGCCGGATTCTTTTGCGTTGCTCCATTTTTTATGGTCAGCTAACTTAGTTCCAAAAGAAGCTATCGCCGTTGCTCATCTAAATCACCATTTACGAGAAAATGCAGAAAAAGAGCAACTCGCCGTTCAGACTTTTTGCGAAGAGCGGGATATTCCATTTTTTATAGAAGAAGTAGATGTAAAAAAACGTGCTGAGAAGCTGCAAAAAGGCATTGAAGAAACAGCCCGTATTGTCAGATATGACTTCTTTGAAAAAGTAATGGCCGAGAACAATATAAATAAACTTGTACTTGCGCATCACGCGGATGATCAAATCGAGACAATTCTCATGAGGTTAGTTCGTGGTAGTTCTAGCATTGGTTGGTCAGGCATACAACCAAAACGTGAAGTGAGAGGCGGTTATGCCATTCGCCCTTTCTTACCAATTACAAAAGCTGAAATCATAGAATACGCAACCAAACATGCTTTACCATATGAAATCGATGAATCAAATACCAGCCAAGAATACACTAGAAATCGTTATCGTACACAGCTATTGCCCTTTCTATCTAAAGAAAATCCCGCCGTTTATGAGCACTTCAAAAGATTTTCCGAAGAAACAAGCGAAGATTTTCAGTTTTTAGAAGAGTTAGCAAGCAATTTATTAAAGAAAAATCTCATTCAAAACGGCAAACAATCAACACTTTTACTCAGTGACTTTAAAAATGAAGCGAATCCTTTACAACGTCGCGCAATTCATTTACTATTGATGTATCTGTACAATGATGATGGCCGTGTTATTACAGTCAATCACATCTACCAGATTATCCAGATGATTCAAAGCGAAAATCCATCAAGCTCTATTGATTTACCAAAAAAACTCACTGTTATAAGATCATACAACGAACTCCATTTTCAATTTGGAGAAAGACATGCTCCTCCTGAGTTTTATCATCAATTAGAACTAAATGACCGCATTGAATTAGACAATAAAGCAAGCATCCGTTTAAAGTTAAAAAGTTCTGTTGTTCAAACAAATGGGCTAAATGGAATGCTACTGGATGCAGAAGACATCACACTTCCATTAATCGTCCGAAACCGTGTGAACGGCGACAGGATGACGATGAAAGGACAAGCAGGTAGTAAAAAACTAAAAGATATTTTCATCGATGCCAAAATACCAAGGCAAGAACGCGACAATTTACCCGTAATTACAGACTATACTGGAAAAATCCTTTGGGTGCCCGGCGTGAAAAAGTCTGCATATGACCGAGAATTTAGTCGTAGCAAAAAGCAATACATTATTAGGTACACTCGAAATATAGGAGGAAACGAGAGCATGCATAATGATATTCAGAAAGTACTGATATCGGAGGACGAATTACAAGAGAAAATTCGTGAACTTGGTCGTGAGTTGACAGCGGAATATGAAGGACGTAACCCATTAGTGGTAGGCGTGTTAAAAGGCGCAACCCCTTTTATGACTGATTTACTTAAAAGAATAGACACATACTTAGAGATGGACTTCATGGATGTTTCCAGTTACGGAAATGGTACAGTATCATCGGGTGAAGTGAAAATTATTAAAGACCTGAATGCTTCAGTAGAAGGTCGCGATGTACTTATAATTGAAGATATAATTGATAGCGGTCGTACACTTAGTTACCTAGTAGACCTAATCAAATATCGCAAAGCAAAATCAGTTAAACTGGTTACTTTGCTTGATAAACCAGCTGGGAGAAATGTGGCAATTGAAGCTGACTATGTAGGGTTTGTTGTACCTAATGAATTTGTAGTTGGATATGGCCTAGACTATGCTGAACGTTACCGTAATCTACCATATATCGGTATTTTAAAACCAGAAATTTATAGCGAGTGA
- the ftsH gene encoding ATP-dependent zinc metalloprotease FtsH, whose protein sequence is MNRFFRNAIFYVIIFLVIIGIVASFNSNKEAAKDISYSEFVSKLEDGKVKSVEIQPDRSVYTIEGEFKSSDKSSDDKKTGLGQSKTSSTAFTTYALNSDTSLGDLQKTLDKEDVKTTVVPAKQNSGWVTFLTSIVPFVIIFILFFFLMSQSQGGGGGKVMSFGKSKAKLYNDDKKKVRFTDVAGADEEKQELVEVVEFLKDPRKFADLGARIPKGVLLVGPPGTGKTLLARAVAGEAGVPFFSISGSDFVEMFVGVGASRVRDLFENAKKNAPCIIFIDEIDAVGRQRGAGMGGGHDEREQTLNQLLVEMDGFGGNEGIIIIAATNRADVLDPALLRPGRFDRQIMVDRPDVKGREAVLRVHARNKPLAKSVDLKAIAQRTPGFSGADLENLLNEAALVAARSDKKEIDMSDLDEASDRVIAGPAKKNRVISEKERRTVAYHEGGHVIVGMVLDEAEVVHKVTIVPRGQAGGYAVMLPKEDRFLMTKAELMDRITGLLGGRVAEEVTFGEVTTGASNDFERATELARRMVTEWGMSDKIGPLQFTSGNGQVFMGRDFGSDKGYSDKIAYEIDTEVQSLIRYCYDRAKTIITEHQEQHKLIAETLLKVETLDARQIRSLFDDGVMPPDIDTIDVEAEYPSEKDEEVAGKSFEEEKEDLKEEKVEETQDEPKEVTSEDAPNIEQTPNDKKDE, encoded by the coding sequence ATGAACAGGTTTTTTAGAAATGCGATATTTTATGTCATAATATTCCTTGTTATTATCGGGATTGTTGCTTCATTTAATTCAAATAAAGAGGCAGCCAAAGATATTAGCTATTCAGAATTTGTGAGTAAATTAGAAGATGGTAAAGTTAAATCCGTAGAAATACAGCCAGACCGCAGTGTTTATACAATCGAAGGAGAATTTAAATCAAGCGATAAAAGCTCCGACGACAAAAAAACCGGTCTTGGCCAAAGTAAAACAAGCAGCACTGCTTTCACAACATACGCTTTAAATAGCGATACTTCACTTGGCGATTTGCAAAAAACGCTTGATAAAGAAGACGTGAAAACAACAGTAGTACCTGCCAAACAAAACAGCGGTTGGGTTACATTCCTAACTTCTATTGTACCTTTTGTAATTATCTTCATCCTCTTCTTCTTCCTAATGAGCCAGTCTCAAGGTGGTGGCGGCGGTAAAGTTATGAGCTTTGGTAAAAGTAAAGCCAAACTTTACAACGACGACAAGAAGAAAGTTCGCTTCACAGATGTAGCTGGAGCAGACGAGGAAAAACAAGAGCTTGTTGAAGTAGTAGAATTCCTAAAAGATCCGCGCAAATTTGCGGACCTTGGCGCTCGTATTCCGAAAGGTGTCCTTTTAGTAGGTCCTCCGGGTACTGGTAAAACCTTGCTAGCTCGTGCAGTTGCCGGTGAAGCAGGCGTGCCATTCTTCTCAATCTCAGGTTCAGACTTTGTAGAAATGTTTGTCGGTGTCGGTGCAAGCCGTGTCCGTGATTTATTCGAAAATGCGAAGAAAAATGCACCATGTATCATTTTCATTGATGAAATTGATGCAGTTGGTCGTCAACGTGGAGCAGGAATGGGCGGCGGTCACGATGAACGTGAACAAACCCTAAACCAATTACTAGTTGAAATGGATGGTTTCGGCGGCAATGAAGGTATCATCATTATTGCAGCAACTAACCGTGCAGACGTACTTGACCCAGCACTTCTTCGTCCAGGTCGTTTTGACCGTCAAATTATGGTTGATCGTCCAGACGTAAAAGGCCGTGAAGCAGTACTTCGTGTTCATGCTCGTAACAAACCACTTGCTAAAAGTGTTGATTTAAAAGCAATCGCTCAACGTACACCGGGATTCTCTGGTGCCGATTTAGAAAACTTACTGAATGAAGCTGCACTTGTTGCCGCTCGTTCCGATAAGAAAGAAATAGACATGAGTGACCTCGATGAAGCTAGTGACCGCGTAATTGCTGGACCAGCTAAGAAAAATCGAGTTATCTCTGAAAAAGAACGTCGCACAGTTGCATATCATGAAGGTGGTCACGTTATCGTCGGAATGGTACTTGATGAAGCGGAAGTTGTGCATAAAGTTACCATCGTTCCTCGTGGACAAGCTGGTGGTTATGCCGTAATGTTACCAAAAGAAGATCGCTTCCTAATGACGAAAGCTGAGTTAATGGACCGTATTACTGGTTTACTAGGTGGACGCGTAGCCGAAGAAGTTACTTTTGGTGAAGTAACAACTGGTGCAAGTAATGACTTTGAACGTGCAACTGAACTTGCTCGCCGCATGGTAACTGAATGGGGTATGAGTGATAAGATTGGACCACTTCAATTCACTTCTGGTAATGGTCAAGTATTTATGGGCCGCGATTTTGGTAGCGATAAAGGATATTCCGATAAAATCGCCTACGAAATTGATACAGAAGTTCAAAGCTTAATCCGCTACTGTTATGACCGCGCTAAAACAATCATTACAGAACACCAAGAGCAACATAAACTTATCGCGGAAACATTACTAAAAGTAGAAACATTAGATGCTCGCCAAATTCGTTCCCTATTTGATGACGGTGTAATGCCTCCAGATATCGATACGATTGACGTAGAAGCGGAATATCCTTCCGAAAAAGACGAAGAAGTAGCAGGTAAATCTTTTGAAGAAGAAAAAGAAGACTTGAAAGAAGAAAAAGTCGAAGAAACACAAGATGAACCAAAAGAAGTAACTTCGGAAGATGCTCCAAACATTGAGCAAACTCCAAACGATAAAAAAGACGAATAA
- a CDS encoding type III pantothenate kinase codes for MILVIDVGNTNCTVGVYKEQKLLRHWRMTTDRHRTSDELGMTVLNFFSYANLTPSDIQGIIISSVVPPIMHAMETMCVRYFNIRPLIVGPGIKTGLNLKVDNPREIGSDRIVNAVAASEEYGTPVIVVDFGTATTFCYIDEAGVYQGGAIAPGIMISTEALYNRAAKLPRVDIAESSQIIGKSTVASMQAGIFYGFIGQCEGIIAEMKKQSNTSPVVVATGGLARMITEKSSAVDILDPFLTLKGLELLYRRNKPTTEK; via the coding sequence ATGATACTTGTAATAGACGTGGGAAACACTAACTGTACTGTCGGAGTTTATAAAGAACAGAAACTTCTAAGACATTGGCGGATGACAACTGATCGTCATCGTACTTCCGATGAATTAGGAATGACAGTCTTGAACTTTTTTTCGTATGCAAATTTAACGCCTTCTGATATTCAAGGAATTATTATTTCGTCCGTCGTTCCACCAATCATGCACGCAATGGAAACAATGTGTGTACGCTATTTCAATATTCGACCGCTAATCGTTGGTCCAGGAATAAAAACAGGCTTAAATCTAAAAGTCGATAACCCTCGTGAAATTGGTTCTGATCGAATCGTAAATGCTGTCGCTGCTTCAGAAGAGTACGGAACTCCGGTAATTGTAGTCGATTTTGGAACTGCAACCACTTTTTGCTATATTGACGAGGCTGGAGTCTACCAAGGAGGCGCAATTGCTCCCGGTATAATGATTTCAACCGAAGCCCTATACAATCGTGCCGCAAAACTTCCGCGGGTAGACATTGCAGAATCTAGCCAAATTATTGGTAAATCTACCGTGGCATCGATGCAAGCGGGTATTTTTTACGGTTTCATCGGTCAATGCGAAGGAATTATCGCAGAAATGAAAAAGCAATCTAATACAAGTCCGGTTGTAGTAGCGACTGGCGGGCTAGCTCGGATGATAACAGAAAAATCTTCCGCAGTAGACATTTTAGATCCGTTTTTAACATTAAAAGGTTTGGAACTTCTCTATAGAAGAAACAAGCCAACCACAGAAAAATAA
- the hslO gene encoding Hsp33 family molecular chaperone HslO yields MSDYLVKALAYDGMARVYAAVTTETIKEAQRRHDTWSVSSAALGRTMTGTLFLGAMQKEDQKITVKIEGDGPIGPIVADSNAQGQIRGYVTNPHVHFSELNEAGKLDVRRGVGTSGMLSVVKDLGFGENFTGQTPIVSGEIGEDFTYYLATSEQINSSVGVGVLVNPDDTIEAAGGFMLQLLPGATDEIIDEIEKNLSTLPTVSRMIEAGETPETILAKLAGGEDKLQILEKIPVAFECNCSKERFGSAIISLGKEEIRSMIEEDHGAEAECHFCRNTYDFSEEELEKLYEEAK; encoded by the coding sequence ATGAGCGATTATTTAGTTAAAGCGTTAGCCTACGATGGCATGGCGCGTGTATATGCAGCAGTAACAACAGAAACAATCAAGGAAGCACAAAGAAGACATGATACATGGTCAGTTTCCTCTGCCGCACTTGGTAGAACGATGACTGGAACACTTTTCCTTGGAGCAATGCAAAAAGAAGACCAAAAAATAACCGTGAAAATCGAAGGCGACGGCCCAATCGGTCCAATCGTAGCTGATAGTAACGCACAAGGTCAAATTAGAGGTTACGTAACAAATCCACACGTCCACTTCAGCGAACTAAATGAGGCTGGAAAACTAGACGTCCGCCGCGGTGTTGGAACATCCGGCATGCTTTCAGTAGTAAAAGATTTAGGCTTTGGAGAAAATTTCACTGGTCAAACACCAATCGTTTCAGGTGAAATTGGCGAAGACTTTACTTACTATTTAGCGACATCTGAACAAATCAATTCATCAGTAGGTGTTGGAGTTCTTGTTAATCCAGATGATACAATCGAAGCAGCAGGCGGTTTCATGCTGCAACTTCTTCCAGGTGCAACAGACGAAATCATTGATGAAATTGAAAAAAATCTCTCTACATTACCAACAGTTTCAAGAATGATTGAAGCCGGAGAAACACCAGAAACTATTCTAGCTAAACTCGCAGGCGGCGAAGATAAACTACAAATTTTAGAAAAAATCCCTGTTGCATTTGAGTGTAATTGCTCCAAAGAACGTTTTGGTAGTGCGATTATTTCACTTGGAAAAGAAGAAATACGTTCGATGATAGAAGAAGATCACGGTGCCGAAGCAGAATGTCATTTTTGCCGTAACACCTACGATTTCTCAGAAGAAGAATTAGAAAAACTATACGAAGAAGCGAAATGA
- the cysK gene encoding cysteine synthase A, with protein MTIVNSITDLIGKTPIVKLNRLPEAGSADVYVKLEFQNPGGSVKDRIANAMIESAEKSGALKPGDTIIEPTSGNTGIGLAMVAAAKGYQAIFVMPETMSIERRKLLQAYGAKLVLTPGPDGMKGAIAKAEELAKENNYFVPQQFHNPANPAVHEETTGPEIVEAFGKDGLDAFIAGVGTGGTVTGVGHVLKKNYPDVKIYALEPEESPVLSGGSPSPHKIQGIGAGFVPDTLDTKVYDGILKVSSEDALETAREVAKKEGILVGISSGATIKAALDLAKELGAGKKVLAIVASNGERYLSTPLYNFED; from the coding sequence ATGACAATTGTAAATTCGATCACTGATTTAATTGGAAAGACACCTATTGTGAAACTTAATCGTTTACCAGAAGCAGGTAGCGCCGACGTATATGTGAAATTAGAATTCCAAAATCCGGGTGGTAGCGTAAAAGATCGTATTGCTAATGCGATGATCGAAAGCGCTGAAAAATCAGGTGCATTAAAACCAGGAGATACAATTATCGAACCAACTAGTGGTAACACTGGTATCGGACTAGCAATGGTAGCAGCGGCAAAAGGTTACCAAGCAATCTTCGTAATGCCAGAAACAATGAGTATAGAACGTCGTAAATTACTTCAAGCTTATGGTGCGAAATTAGTGTTAACTCCAGGGCCAGATGGCATGAAAGGCGCAATTGCTAAAGCAGAAGAGCTTGCAAAAGAAAATAATTATTTCGTTCCTCAACAATTCCACAATCCAGCAAACCCAGCTGTCCATGAAGAAACAACTGGACCAGAAATCGTTGAAGCTTTCGGTAAAGACGGCTTAGATGCTTTCATTGCAGGAGTAGGAACAGGCGGAACAGTAACTGGTGTAGGACACGTACTTAAAAAGAACTACCCAGATGTTAAAATCTATGCTCTTGAACCAGAAGAATCCCCAGTACTTAGCGGTGGTTCTCCATCGCCTCATAAAATCCAAGGTATCGGAGCTGGTTTTGTACCAGATACATTAGATACAAAAGTTTATGATGGCATTTTGAAAGTTTCGAGTGAAGATGCGCTTGAAACAGCACGCGAAGTAGCGAAAAAAGAAGGTATCTTAGTAGGTATTTCTTCCGGAGCAACTATTAAAGCCGCTCTAGACCTTGCAAAAGAACTTGGTGCTGGTAAAAAAGTGCTCGCAATCGTTGCAAGTAACGGCGAACGCTACTTAAGTACACCGCTTTATAATTTTGAAGATTAG
- the folP gene encoding dihydropteroate synthase, translating to MKKWKRDHLGMVMGILNVTPDSFSDGGKYMQVEEAVARAVQMAKDGAEIIDIGGISTRPGFSEVTPEEELARIIPVIKAVRNALPDIWISVDTWRAEVAEQAVLAGADMINDQWGAKKEPKIAEVAAKYGIPICLMHNRENTQYQDFLEDVKKDLLESVAIAKAAAVPDEHIILDPGFGFVKTPAQNLEVLRRIDEIVALGYEVLLGTSRKSTIGLVLGTTPLDRMEGTGATTVYGFAKGCTITRVHDVLPIARMVRMTDAITGKLDITKL from the coding sequence TTGAAGAAGTGGAAAAGGGATCACCTAGGTATGGTCATGGGAATATTGAATGTTACGCCAGACTCTTTTTCAGACGGCGGAAAATATATGCAAGTAGAAGAAGCTGTAGCTCGAGCTGTACAAATGGCGAAAGATGGAGCGGAAATTATCGACATTGGTGGAATTTCTACTCGGCCGGGTTTTTCGGAAGTTACACCAGAAGAAGAACTTGCACGAATTATTCCGGTTATTAAAGCTGTTAGAAATGCTCTTCCAGATATATGGATTTCAGTTGATACTTGGCGAGCGGAAGTAGCGGAACAAGCCGTTTTAGCTGGAGCTGACATGATAAATGATCAATGGGGTGCGAAAAAAGAACCGAAAATTGCTGAAGTTGCAGCGAAGTATGGTATACCGATTTGTTTAATGCATAACCGAGAAAATACGCAATATCAAGATTTCTTAGAGGATGTGAAGAAAGATTTATTAGAGAGTGTTGCAATCGCTAAAGCAGCAGCTGTGCCAGATGAACATATCATTTTAGATCCAGGCTTTGGATTCGTTAAAACACCAGCTCAAAATTTAGAAGTATTGCGCCGTATTGATGAAATTGTCGCACTTGGCTATGAAGTCCTGCTTGGAACAAGTCGAAAATCAACTATTGGTTTGGTGCTTGGAACTACTCCTCTAGATAGAATGGAAGGAACTGGCGCAACAACAGTTTACGGATTTGCAAAAGGATGTACAATTACTCGTGTACATGATGTACTTCCGATAGCTCGCATGGTACGGATGACAGATGCGATTACTGGTAAATTAGATATTACAAAATTATAA
- the folB gene encoding dihydroneopterin aldolase: MDKIYLNELAFYGYHGVLQEETKLGQTFRVSLILGLSTKKAGQSDSVDDTVSYADVYETVKGIVEGTPFKLIEALAEKIASEVLTDYPLLEEITVKLIKPNPPIPGHYDSVAVEIKRKRSDLDG; this comes from the coding sequence TTGGATAAAATTTATTTAAATGAATTAGCGTTTTATGGTTATCATGGAGTTTTACAAGAAGAAACAAAATTAGGTCAAACATTTAGAGTATCTCTAATCCTTGGACTTTCTACAAAAAAAGCAGGTCAATCAGATAGTGTAGATGACACTGTAAGTTATGCGGATGTCTATGAAACCGTGAAAGGAATCGTAGAAGGTACGCCGTTTAAACTAATTGAAGCCCTTGCTGAAAAAATCGCATCAGAAGTTTTAACAGACTATCCGCTTTTAGAAGAGATTACGGTCAAACTTATTAAACCAAATCCGCCAATTCCAGGTCACTATGATTCTGTTGCAGTCGAAATTAAACGTAAGAGAAGTGATTTGGATGGCTAA
- the folK gene encoding 2-amino-4-hydroxy-6-hydroxymethyldihydropteridine diphosphokinase, with protein sequence MAKAFLSIGTNIGERLDNLNDALRGLADSEKIKITNVSSVYETDAVGYEDQAAFLNIAAEVETDFTPNELLDFCLALELELGRVRLFKWGPRLIDIDILLYDDVKIDTEKLKIPHPYMKERAFVMIPLIEISPEKSNLLENPAILEEQGVRKIKNQVNW encoded by the coding sequence ATGGCTAAAGCTTTTTTGTCGATTGGTACAAACATAGGGGAACGTTTAGATAATCTAAATGATGCACTAAGAGGCCTAGCTGATTCTGAAAAAATCAAAATTACTAATGTTTCTAGCGTTTATGAAACAGATGCGGTAGGTTATGAAGATCAAGCAGCATTTTTAAATATCGCAGCGGAAGTCGAAACGGACTTTACGCCAAATGAATTACTAGACTTTTGCCTTGCTCTCGAACTTGAATTGGGGCGAGTTCGATTGTTTAAATGGGGGCCGCGCTTAATCGATATTGATATTCTATTATACGACGATGTTAAAATCGATACAGAAAAGCTAAAAATCCCACATCCTTATATGAAAGAACGCGCTTTTGTAATGATACCTTTAATAGAAATTTCACCAGAAAAAAGCAATCTTTTAGAGAATCCAGCAATTTTAGAAGAACAAGGCGTTCGAAAAATAAAAAATCAAGTGAACTGGTAA
- the dusB gene encoding tRNA dihydrouridine synthase DusB, which translates to MFKIGNVEIKNQVVVAPMAGISNSAFRLTVKEFGAGLVCCEMISDKGIAYRNAKTLDMLYIDEKEKPLSLQIFGGEKETLVEAAKFVAENTTADIIDINMGCPVNKIIKCEAGAKWLLDPNKVYDMVAAVVDAVDKPVTVKMRIGWDEEHVFAIENALAAERAGAAAVAMHGRTRVQMYEGSANWDVLRDVKRELKIPFMANGDVRTPEDAKRILEHTGADGVMIGRAALGNPWMIYRTVKFLETGELLPEPEPREKMETAMLHLNRLVELKGENIAVREFRQHAAYYLKGARGSTRAKVAANQATKQSEMEAILNEFVLQYEEKALAKQD; encoded by the coding sequence ATGTTTAAAATCGGTAACGTAGAAATTAAGAACCAAGTAGTTGTGGCGCCAATGGCCGGTATATCCAATTCCGCATTTCGTCTAACAGTCAAAGAATTCGGAGCAGGCCTAGTTTGCTGTGAAATGATTAGTGACAAAGGAATCGCATACCGTAATGCTAAAACACTTGATATGCTATATATTGATGAAAAAGAAAAACCACTAAGCTTACAAATTTTTGGTGGTGAGAAAGAAACGCTTGTGGAGGCTGCGAAATTTGTGGCTGAAAACACTACAGCAGATATTATTGATATTAATATGGGCTGCCCTGTAAACAAAATTATCAAATGTGAAGCTGGAGCAAAATGGTTACTTGATCCAAATAAAGTTTATGATATGGTAGCTGCTGTTGTGGATGCTGTTGATAAACCTGTAACAGTTAAAATGCGTATCGGTTGGGACGAAGAACATGTCTTTGCTATCGAAAATGCTCTCGCGGCTGAACGTGCAGGCGCTGCAGCTGTTGCAATGCATGGTCGTACTCGTGTCCAAATGTACGAAGGTAGTGCAAACTGGGATGTGCTTAGAGATGTAAAACGCGAGCTAAAAATCCCGTTCATGGCAAATGGTGACGTAAGAACACCTGAAGATGCCAAACGAATCCTAGAACATACAGGAGCTGATGGCGTAATGATCGGCCGTGCTGCACTTGGAAACCCGTGGATGATTTACAGAACTGTGAAATTCTTGGAAACAGGAGAACTACTACCAGAACCAGAACCACGCGAAAAAATGGAAACAGCTATGCTTCACTTAAACCGTTTAGTCGAATTAAAAGGTGAAAACATTGCTGTACGCGAATTTAGACAACACGCAGCATACTATTTAAAAGGAGCTCGCGGTAGTACCCGTGCAAAAGTAGCTGCTAACCAAGCGACAAAACAATCAGAAATGGAAGCAATTTTAAATGAATTTGTTCTTCAATACGAAGAAAAAGCATTAGCAAAACAAGATTAA